A single Glycine soja cultivar W05 chromosome 14, ASM419377v2, whole genome shotgun sequence DNA region contains:
- the LOC114384737 gene encoding ribonuclease E/G-like protein, chloroplastic isoform X3 — MEEQQIECGGKSATSVDELCKIIWTVEADLEDGHLLFITGDPAVLGCWKPNMAVLLSPTEHANIWKAEFQIAFGLNFKYNYFIKGKFGSSSDVLWRPGPAFSLSVPLTVLEDNKIVVRDSWIRSDSQMSSAHAWSPFTEETYLLEQPSISFLSKDDGRIESPLENDVLKFETLLLEDQLLYNNDDMVIANDKDFQSTNVLSENYQPVEEPWLHSFCSVVSNNKMESNVSETGDTAKEKVKLADREQLLLEESSNIMSKDSFSTIILINSSICTMQRIAVLEDEKLVELLLEPVKSNVQCDSVYVGVVTKLVPHMGGAFVSIGNSRSAFMDIKQNKEPFIFPPFRQRTKKQEIDLEGKNDHTSHVIDVSDGTSDINSEDGCLKSVHNDYDEHEGDDDFYISEVLKENVNGSMVDDEVEADFEDDIEGSDVHIEGETNNSSLLLGMNGSVTSHILQTKDTKKATHVTSGENKWIQVRKGTKVIVQVVKEDLGTKGPTLTAYPKLKSRFWVLIACCDKIGVSKKISGVERTRLKVIAKTLQPEGFGLTVRTVAAGHSFEELQKDLEGLLSTWKNIMEHAKSAALAADEGVEGAVPVILHRAMGQTLSVVQDYFNENVKKMVVDSPRTFHEVTNYLQEIAPDLCDRVELYDKKVPLFDEFNIEGEIDNILSKRVPLANGGSLIIEQTEALVSIDVNGGHGMLGHGNSQQQAILDVNLAAAKQIARELRLRDIGGIIVVDFIDMTDEANKRLVYEEVKKAIERDRSMVKVSELSRHGLMEITRKRVRPSVTFMISEPCACCHATGRVEALETSFSKIEQQICRLLATMDHKADPEKPKLWPKFILRVDHRMCEYLTSGKKTRLATLSSSLKVWILLKVARGFIRGSFEVKPFTDDKVEKNQHKVAISMLRSSEARTKTPGQNVTLVQVKKSKARGK, encoded by the exons ATGGAGGAGCAACAAATAGAATGTGGTG GAAAGTCAGCTACTAGTGTTGATGAGTTATGCAAGATCATTTGGACTGTGGAAGCAGATTTAGAAGATGGTCACCTACTGTTCATAACTGGTGATCCTGCTGTATTAGGCTGCTGGAAACCAAACATGGCTGTACTATTGTCTCCTACAGAGCATGCAAACATATGGAAAGCTGAATTTCAG ATTGCTTTTGGCTtgaactttaaatataattatttcattaagggaAAGTTTGGGTCCTCAAGTGATGTTCTTTGGAGGCCTGGACCAGCTTTTTCTCTGTCAGTACCTCTTACGGTCCTTGAAGACAATAAAATTGTGGTCAGGGATTCATGGATTAGGTCTGATTCCCAGATGTCTTCAGCTCATGCATGGAGCCCCTTCACAGAGGAAACATATCTTCTAGAGCAACCCTCTATATCTTTCCTGAGCAAAG ATGATGGAAGGATTGAGAGTCCCCTTGAAAATGACGTCCTAAAGTTCGAGACACTCCTCTTGGAAGATCAATTACTCTACAACAATGATGACATGGTGATTGCGAATGACAAGGATTTCCAGTCTACTAATGTTCTTTCTGAGAATTACCAGCCTGTTGAGGAACCCTGGCTACATTCATTCTGTTCCGTTGTCTCTAACAATAAAATGGAATCAAATGTTTCTGAAACTGGTGACACTGCAAAAGAGAAGGTGAAGCTGGCAGATAGAGAACAGTTGTTACTTGAAGAAAGTAGTAATATAATGTCAAAAGACTCCTTTTCCACCATTATTCTAATTAACTCATCAATATGTACCATGCAAAGAATTGCAGTACTGGAGGATGAAAAATTGGTTGAATTATTGTTGGAACCAGTCAAGAGTAATGTGCAATGTGATAGTGTATATGTTGGGGTGGTCACAAAGCTTGTTCCTCATATGGGTGGGGCTTTTGTAAGTATTGGGAATTCTAGATCTGCTTTTATGGATATTAAGCAAAATAAGGAGCCATTTATATTCCCTCCATTTCGTCAAaggacaaagaaacaagaaatcgATCTCGAGGGAAAAAATGATCACACGTCTCATGTTATTGATGTATCTGATGGAACATCAGACATAAATTCTGAGGATGGTTGTTTAAAATCTGTACACAATGACTATGATGAGCATGAAGGAGatgatgatttttatatttcagaAGTTCTTAAGGAGAATGTGAATGGTAGCATGGTTGATGATGAAGTGGAAGCTGACTTTGAAGATGATATAGAGGGAAGTGATGTCCATATAGAAGGAGAAACAAATAACAGTTCTCTTCTTCTTGGCATGAATGGGTCTGTCACCTCTCATATTTTGCAAACAAAAGATACAAAGAAAGCAACCCATGTGACTTCTGGAGAAAATAAATGGATCCAAGTTCGCAAGGGAACCAAAGTAATTGTCCAAGTTGTCAAAGAGGACCTTGGTACAAAGGGTCCCACTCTGACTGCTTATCCTAAACTAAAGAGTAGATTCTGG GTTCTGATtgcatgttgtgataaaattggAGTCTCTAAAAAGATTTCCGGTGTTGAGCGCACGAGGTTGAAAGTTATAGCGAAGACATTGCAGCCTGAGGGTTTTGGCCTAACTGTAAGAACTGTTGCTGCTGGTCATTCTTTTGAGGAACTGCAGAAAGACTTGGAAGGCTTGCTTTCAACATGGAAAAATATAATGGAACATGCAAAGTCTGCTGCTCTTGCTGCTGATGAAGGGGTGGAAGGAGCTGTTCCTGTAATTTTGCACAGGGCAATGGGTCAGACTCTCTCAGTGGTCCAGGATTATTTCAATGAAAAT GTTAAGAAAATGGTGGTCGACTCCCCAAGGACATTTCATGAG gTGACCAATTACCTTCAAGAAATTGCCCCTGATCTTTGTGATCGAGTTGAACTATATGATAAAAAAGTTCCCTTGTTCGATGAATTCAACATTGAAGGAGAGATAGACAATATCCTCAGCAAAAG GGTTCCACTTGCTAATGGAGGTTCTTTAATCATTGAACAAACTGAGGCACTAGTTTCTATTGATGTAAATGGAGGGCACGGGATGCTTGGTCATGGAAATTCCCAACAGCAAGCTATTCTAGATGTCAATCTTGCCGCTGCAAAACAA ATTGCAAGGGAGTTGCGACTACGGGATATTGGAGGCATCATTGTGGTAGATTTCATTGATATGACAGATGAGG CAAATAAAAGATTGGTCTATGAAGAAGTCAAGAAAGCCATTGAGAGAGATAGATCAATGGTGAAGGTCTCTGAATTGTCTAGACATGGACTTATGGAAATAACTCGAAAAAGG GTTCGACCAAGCGTGACATTCATGATTAGTGAACCATGTGCTTGTTGCCATGCCACAGGCAGGGTGGAAGCTTTAGAGACATCCTTCTCAAAGATTGAACAGCAAATCTGTCGGCTTCTT GCAACAATGGACCATAAGGCAGACCCTGAAAAACCCAAGTTGTGGCCAAAATTTATTCTGAGGGTTGACCATCGTATGTGTGAGTACCTGACTTCAGGGAAAAAGACAAGACTTGCAACATTGAGCAGTTCTCTCAAAGTTTGGATTCTCTTGAAG GTTGCCAGAGGGTTCATTAGAGGATCGTTCGAGGTCAAACCATTTACAGATGACAAGGTGGAAAAAAATCAGCATAAAGTTGCCATTTCAATGTTAAGATCCTCAGAGGCCAGAACCAAAACGCCTGGTCAAAATGTGACTCttgttcaagtaaaaaaatcaaaggcTAGGGGAAAATAA
- the LOC114384737 gene encoding ribonuclease E/G-like protein, chloroplastic isoform X5 codes for MAELGFSHPHHLFRPNAPFIIPPKRWETESSGWKWSLDEKRHICHQYHVPLHSVFRLMYCMKNHKSVRSLAALSTEKGKSATSVDELCKIIWTVEADLEDGHLLFITGDPAVLGCWKPNMAVLLSPTEHANIWKAEFQIAFGLNFKYNYFIKGKFGSSSDVLWRPGPAFSLSVPLTVLEDNKIVVRDSWIRSDSQMSSAHAWSPFTEETYLLEQPSISFLSKDDGRIESPLENDVLKFETLLLEDQLLYNNDDMVIANDKDFQSTNVLSENYQPVEEPWLHSFCSVVSNNKMESNVSETGDTAKEKVKLADREQLLLEESSNIMSKDSFSTIILINSSICTMQRIAVLEDEKLVELLLEPVKSNVQCDSVYVGVVTKLVPHMGGAFVSIGNSRSAFMDIKQNKEPFIFPPFRQRTKKQEIDLEGKNDHTSHVIDVSDGTSDINSEDGCLKSVHNDYDEHEGDDDFYISEVLKENVNGSMVDDEVEADFEDDIEGSDVHIEGETNNSSLLLGMNGSVTSHILQTKDTKKATHVTSGENKWIQVRKGTKVIVQVVKEDLGTKGPTLTAYPKLKSRFWVLIACCDKIGVSKKISGVERTRLKVIAKTLQPEGFGLTVRTVAAGHSFEELQKDLEGLLSTWKNIMEHAKSAALAADEGVEGAVPVILHRAMGQTLSVVQDYFNENVKKMVVDSPRTFHEVTNYLQEIAPDLCDRVELYDKKVPLFDEFNIEGEIDNILSKRVPLANGGSLIIEQTEALVSIDVNGGHGMLGHGNSQQQAILDVNLAAAKQIARELRLRDIGGIIVVDFIDMTDEVNSSKLKLKCRRIRDARENN; via the exons atggcCGAACTTGGTTTTTCGCACCCCCATCACCTTTTTCGCCCCAATGCTCCCTTCATTATCCCACCCAAGAG GTGGGAAACAGAAAGCAGCGGATGGAAATGGAGTTTAGATGAAAAAAG ACACATATGCCATCAATATCATGTACCACTGCACAGTGTATTTCGATTGATGTACTGTATGAAGAACCATAAATCAGTCAGAAGTTTAGCTGCATTATCAACAGAGAAAG GAAAGTCAGCTACTAGTGTTGATGAGTTATGCAAGATCATTTGGACTGTGGAAGCAGATTTAGAAGATGGTCACCTACTGTTCATAACTGGTGATCCTGCTGTATTAGGCTGCTGGAAACCAAACATGGCTGTACTATTGTCTCCTACAGAGCATGCAAACATATGGAAAGCTGAATTTCAG ATTGCTTTTGGCTtgaactttaaatataattatttcattaagggaAAGTTTGGGTCCTCAAGTGATGTTCTTTGGAGGCCTGGACCAGCTTTTTCTCTGTCAGTACCTCTTACGGTCCTTGAAGACAATAAAATTGTGGTCAGGGATTCATGGATTAGGTCTGATTCCCAGATGTCTTCAGCTCATGCATGGAGCCCCTTCACAGAGGAAACATATCTTCTAGAGCAACCCTCTATATCTTTCCTGAGCAAAG ATGATGGAAGGATTGAGAGTCCCCTTGAAAATGACGTCCTAAAGTTCGAGACACTCCTCTTGGAAGATCAATTACTCTACAACAATGATGACATGGTGATTGCGAATGACAAGGATTTCCAGTCTACTAATGTTCTTTCTGAGAATTACCAGCCTGTTGAGGAACCCTGGCTACATTCATTCTGTTCCGTTGTCTCTAACAATAAAATGGAATCAAATGTTTCTGAAACTGGTGACACTGCAAAAGAGAAGGTGAAGCTGGCAGATAGAGAACAGTTGTTACTTGAAGAAAGTAGTAATATAATGTCAAAAGACTCCTTTTCCACCATTATTCTAATTAACTCATCAATATGTACCATGCAAAGAATTGCAGTACTGGAGGATGAAAAATTGGTTGAATTATTGTTGGAACCAGTCAAGAGTAATGTGCAATGTGATAGTGTATATGTTGGGGTGGTCACAAAGCTTGTTCCTCATATGGGTGGGGCTTTTGTAAGTATTGGGAATTCTAGATCTGCTTTTATGGATATTAAGCAAAATAAGGAGCCATTTATATTCCCTCCATTTCGTCAAaggacaaagaaacaagaaatcgATCTCGAGGGAAAAAATGATCACACGTCTCATGTTATTGATGTATCTGATGGAACATCAGACATAAATTCTGAGGATGGTTGTTTAAAATCTGTACACAATGACTATGATGAGCATGAAGGAGatgatgatttttatatttcagaAGTTCTTAAGGAGAATGTGAATGGTAGCATGGTTGATGATGAAGTGGAAGCTGACTTTGAAGATGATATAGAGGGAAGTGATGTCCATATAGAAGGAGAAACAAATAACAGTTCTCTTCTTCTTGGCATGAATGGGTCTGTCACCTCTCATATTTTGCAAACAAAAGATACAAAGAAAGCAACCCATGTGACTTCTGGAGAAAATAAATGGATCCAAGTTCGCAAGGGAACCAAAGTAATTGTCCAAGTTGTCAAAGAGGACCTTGGTACAAAGGGTCCCACTCTGACTGCTTATCCTAAACTAAAGAGTAGATTCTGG GTTCTGATtgcatgttgtgataaaattggAGTCTCTAAAAAGATTTCCGGTGTTGAGCGCACGAGGTTGAAAGTTATAGCGAAGACATTGCAGCCTGAGGGTTTTGGCCTAACTGTAAGAACTGTTGCTGCTGGTCATTCTTTTGAGGAACTGCAGAAAGACTTGGAAGGCTTGCTTTCAACATGGAAAAATATAATGGAACATGCAAAGTCTGCTGCTCTTGCTGCTGATGAAGGGGTGGAAGGAGCTGTTCCTGTAATTTTGCACAGGGCAATGGGTCAGACTCTCTCAGTGGTCCAGGATTATTTCAATGAAAAT GTTAAGAAAATGGTGGTCGACTCCCCAAGGACATTTCATGAG gTGACCAATTACCTTCAAGAAATTGCCCCTGATCTTTGTGATCGAGTTGAACTATATGATAAAAAAGTTCCCTTGTTCGATGAATTCAACATTGAAGGAGAGATAGACAATATCCTCAGCAAAAG GGTTCCACTTGCTAATGGAGGTTCTTTAATCATTGAACAAACTGAGGCACTAGTTTCTATTGATGTAAATGGAGGGCACGGGATGCTTGGTCATGGAAATTCCCAACAGCAAGCTATTCTAGATGTCAATCTTGCCGCTGCAAAACAA ATTGCAAGGGAGTTGCGACTACGGGATATTGGAGGCATCATTGTGGTAGATTTCATTGATATGACAGATGAGG TTAATTCTTCAAAGCTCAAACTTAAGTGCAGAAGAAtaagagatgcaagagaaaataattaa